A section of the Dethiosulfovibrio faecalis genome encodes:
- a CDS encoding winged helix-turn-helix domain-containing protein produces the protein MLESLITSKTRVRLLLKLFLNPGSSGYLRELADEFGESTNSVRVELNRLAEAGLLESSTEGRTKVYRANSGHPLFPEIQGLVRKTMGIDRLVESVVAKLGDVRLAFVTGDYARGVNSGLMDLVLVGSIDREYLQGLVSRLESDLGIKIRWLVLDDDEFERLKVTFEGQDALVIWKREENRS, from the coding sequence ATGCTTGAATCTCTGATAACGTCCAAGACGCGGGTGCGTCTTCTTCTAAAATTGTTTCTGAATCCCGGATCCTCGGGATACCTGAGGGAATTGGCCGACGAGTTCGGCGAGTCGACGAACTCGGTCAGGGTGGAGCTGAACCGCCTGGCCGAGGCGGGGTTGCTAGAGTCCTCCACGGAAGGCAGAACCAAGGTCTATCGGGCCAACAGCGGACATCCGTTGTTTCCGGAGATACAGGGGCTTGTCCGAAAGACCATGGGGATAGATCGTCTGGTCGAGTCGGTCGTGGCCAAACTGGGGGACGTGAGGCTGGCTTTCGTCACCGGCGATTACGCCAGAGGGGTGAACTCGGGGCTGATGGACCTGGTTTTGGTGGGATCCATCGACAGGGAGTACCTACAGGGACTGGTTTCCCGTCTGGAATCGGATCTGGGAATAAAGATAAGGTGGCTGGTTCTGGACGACGACGAGTTCGAAAGGCTGAAGGTCACCTTCGAGGGGCAGGATGCTCTGGTCATCTGGAAAAGAGAGGAGAACCGGTCATGA
- the wecB gene encoding non-hydrolyzing UDP-N-acetylglucosamine 2-epimerase → MAKGRDKVVVLVFGTRPEAIKMAPVYRALSGRDGLIPKILLTGQHREQLRQALEIFEISADANLDVMTDRQTLPDLAARILPQAAEALRELEADYVLVHGDTLTTFAVAWAAFLERIPVGHVEAGLRSGSMSEPFPEEANRVLTDVICDLYFAPTETSRDNLLREGKREDRIVVTGQTGVDAILYAARKGALPVEMPESGRIVTVTLHRRENWPVLPGLAEAVSSIAREHRDHLFVYPVHLNPKVRESVWSILEKEPNVLLLDPLEYGAMAALLSASRLILTDSGGLQEEGASLGVPVAVARNVTERPEGVEAGILTLVGNDPKNLREAVSSLLDDDVRLAQMASSPNPYGDGRASERIAKALDDVVEG, encoded by the coding sequence ATGGCGAAGGGAAGGGATAAGGTAGTCGTCCTGGTCTTCGGGACCAGGCCGGAGGCCATAAAGATGGCCCCGGTCTACAGGGCCCTTTCCGGACGGGACGGCCTGATCCCCAAGATACTGCTCACAGGACAGCACAGAGAGCAGCTTCGCCAGGCATTGGAGATCTTCGAGATATCCGCCGATGCGAATCTGGACGTCATGACAGACCGCCAGACCCTTCCGGATCTGGCGGCCAGAATTCTTCCCCAGGCCGCCGAGGCCCTGAGGGAACTAGAGGCGGATTACGTCCTGGTTCACGGAGATACCCTGACCACCTTCGCCGTGGCCTGGGCGGCCTTCCTGGAGAGGATCCCGGTGGGGCACGTCGAGGCGGGGCTTCGCTCCGGATCAATGTCCGAGCCCTTCCCGGAGGAGGCCAACAGGGTGTTGACCGACGTCATATGCGATCTCTACTTCGCCCCTACCGAGACCTCCAGGGACAATCTGCTTCGGGAGGGCAAGAGGGAGGACCGTATAGTGGTGACCGGTCAGACCGGAGTGGACGCCATTCTCTACGCCGCCCGAAAGGGGGCCCTGCCTGTCGAGATGCCCGAGTCGGGAAGGATCGTAACGGTGACTCTCCACAGGAGGGAAAACTGGCCCGTTCTGCCGGGTCTGGCCGAGGCGGTGTCCTCGATAGCCAGGGAGCATCGGGACCATCTCTTCGTCTATCCGGTCCATCTCAACCCTAAGGTCCGTGAGTCGGTGTGGTCGATTTTGGAGAAAGAGCCGAACGTCCTTTTGCTGGATCCTCTGGAATACGGGGCCATGGCGGCGTTGTTGTCCGCCAGCCGTCTCATACTGACCGATTCGGGAGGGCTTCAGGAGGAGGGTGCCTCTCTGGGGGTTCCTGTGGCGGTCGCCAGAAACGTCACGGAGAGGCCCGAGGGAGTGGAGGCCGGCATACTGACCTTGGTCGGCAACGACCCTAAGAACCTGAGGGAGGCCGTGTCGTCTCTTCTGGATGACGATGTCCGTTTGGCCCAAATGGCGTCGT
- a CDS encoding efflux RND transporter periplasmic adaptor subunit: protein MKRMLWAGKKIALAVVILVVVGYGGMEFVRSRLGEKDLEPEIVRPVRTETLAPEGKAFQGIYQGTVQASQKVDLSFRVSGPLVDFPVKKGQEVKAGDLLARIDPRDFKTKLDSAESQLRQLQAKLAEMKSGARAEDLAAAQASVSAAQAQYAEAESNYKRFKSLYDQGAVSQVQYEQYKTAYDVARSSLRSAQESLKKARSGARKEELQQQEAAIQAQESAVEAARSALSDTELRAPFDGVVADTFADNHQFVQAKQTILSLQNLKNIEMVVHVPDGDVIRIREKQIGNLQLTATLDAMPGRVFPVTFKEFSTQADPSTQTYQATVTMPYPENVTVLPGMAVTLRVVGVIEGQDSKLESLFSVPVDAVFADQSGNSYIWLYEDGVVRRVPVKTGPYMGDRLSVTGDLKIGDVVVTAGVHFLREGQKVRLMTAE from the coding sequence ATGAAGAGAATGTTGTGGGCAGGTAAAAAGATCGCCTTGGCGGTGGTTATCCTGGTGGTAGTGGGATACGGAGGCATGGAGTTCGTGCGTTCCCGTCTCGGCGAGAAGGACCTGGAGCCGGAGATAGTCCGCCCGGTCCGTACCGAGACTCTGGCGCCGGAGGGCAAAGCCTTCCAGGGAATTTATCAGGGCACGGTACAGGCCTCCCAGAAGGTGGACCTTTCCTTTCGGGTGTCGGGCCCTCTTGTGGACTTTCCGGTCAAGAAGGGCCAGGAGGTCAAGGCAGGCGACCTCCTGGCCCGTATAGACCCCAGGGATTTCAAGACCAAGCTGGACAGCGCCGAGAGCCAGCTCAGGCAGTTACAGGCGAAACTGGCGGAGATGAAGTCCGGAGCCAGGGCGGAGGACCTTGCCGCGGCTCAGGCTTCGGTAAGCGCCGCCCAGGCCCAGTACGCCGAGGCGGAGTCGAACTACAAGAGGTTCAAGTCCCTTTACGATCAGGGAGCGGTCTCTCAGGTGCAGTATGAACAGTACAAGACCGCCTACGACGTCGCCCGTTCTTCCCTCCGGTCCGCACAGGAGTCCCTTAAGAAGGCCCGCTCCGGAGCCAGAAAGGAAGAGCTCCAGCAGCAGGAGGCGGCCATCCAGGCTCAGGAGTCGGCGGTCGAGGCCGCCCGTTCCGCCCTGTCCGACACGGAGCTTCGAGCCCCCTTCGACGGGGTAGTGGCCGATACCTTCGCCGACAACCATCAGTTCGTCCAGGCGAAGCAGACCATATTGAGCCTTCAGAACCTCAAGAACATAGAGATGGTGGTCCACGTGCCAGACGGAGACGTGATCAGGATAAGAGAAAAACAGATAGGGAATCTGCAGCTGACCGCCACGTTGGACGCCATGCCGGGACGGGTGTTCCCCGTTACCTTCAAGGAGTTTTCCACTCAGGCGGACCCCTCGACCCAGACCTACCAGGCGACGGTAACCATGCCCTACCCGGAAAACGTGACAGTACTTCCCGGTATGGCCGTTACGTTGAGGGTCGTAGGGGTTATCGAAGGTCAGGACTCGAAGCTCGAGTCTCTTTTCTCCGTTCCGGTGGACGCTGTCTTCGCCGATCAGTCCGGCAACAGCTACATATGGCTCTACGAGGATGGAGTCGTTCGCAGGGTTCCTGTGAAGACCGGTCCCTATATGGGCGACAGGCTCTCCGTAACGGGGGATCTCAAGATCGGAGACGTGGTCGTGACGGCCGGGGTCCATTTTCTGAGAGAAGGTCAGAAGGTCCGCCTGATGACCGCCGAATAG
- a CDS encoding NAD-dependent epimerase/dehydratase family protein, with translation MKGKKALVTGGAGFIGSHLCDLLIERGWTVSVLDDLSGTDGSNIEHLEGNGVELYRGDIRDLALMERLLASVDGVFHLAAMVSVPRSVREPRECYEVNVTAFSDMLEILKDRPIPVVYASSAAVYGEGADDGPRREAELPMPQSPYGASKAMDELVAAAAFRCWGIPSVGLRFFNVYGSRQNPEGPYASVIPRFTTALLDGRAVTVFGDGEQTRDFIHVKDVARVMVRVAEEAESIGGSVMNVGSGRRASVNEVYSLLSRLVPEREAPSFEPERPGDIRHSFADLSRLRSLMDLSSFRSLEDGIDDTVSYYRRRCGL, from the coding sequence ATGAAAGGAAAAAAAGCCCTCGTAACGGGAGGAGCGGGTTTCATAGGCTCTCATCTCTGCGATCTTTTGATCGAGAGGGGATGGACCGTGTCCGTTCTCGACGATCTCTCCGGGACGGACGGTTCCAACATAGAACATCTAGAGGGCAACGGAGTGGAGCTCTACAGAGGGGATATTCGGGACCTTGCTCTGATGGAACGTCTTCTGGCGTCGGTCGACGGGGTCTTTCATCTGGCCGCCATGGTATCGGTTCCCAGGTCCGTACGGGAGCCCAGGGAGTGTTACGAGGTAAACGTGACCGCCTTTTCCGATATGCTCGAGATCCTGAAGGACAGGCCTATTCCGGTGGTGTACGCCAGCTCCGCCGCCGTCTACGGAGAGGGGGCCGACGACGGTCCGAGACGGGAGGCCGAGCTTCCTATGCCCCAGTCTCCCTACGGCGCTAGCAAGGCCATGGACGAGCTGGTGGCAGCCGCGGCTTTTCGCTGTTGGGGTATCCCTTCGGTTGGGCTTCGGTTCTTCAACGTCTACGGTTCCAGACAGAATCCGGAGGGACCCTACGCCTCGGTCATACCCCGTTTTACAACGGCCCTTCTGGACGGCCGTGCCGTGACGGTATTCGGCGACGGAGAGCAGACCAGGGATTTCATCCACGTTAAAGACGTCGCCAGGGTCATGGTAAGGGTCGCGGAGGAAGCCGAGTCCATAGGCGGGTCGGTCATGAACGTGGGAAGCGGCCGCAGGGCCTCGGTGAACGAGGTCTACTCGCTGTTGTCCCGGCTGGTTCCGGAGAGGGAGGCCCCTTCCTTCGAGCCGGAGAGGCCCGGTGACATCAGACACAGCTTCGCCGATCTATCCAGGCTTAGGAGCCTGATGGACCTTTCGTCCTTCCGATCCTTGGAGGACGGCATAGACGATACGGTCTCCTATTATCGTCGGAGATGCGGCCTCTGA
- a CDS encoding efflux RND transporter permease subunit yields MNIAELCIKKKVVVLYMVVVVAIAGLVSYSKLGKLEDPDFTIKTAVVTTIYPGATAQEVEQEVTDRVEEAIQKMGEIKMVRSLSKANLSIVYVDIRDEYTAADLPQIWDVLRRKVNDVQANLPPGVQKSIVNDDYGDVYGQFYALVGDGYSYRELKDHADKLKKELLLVDGVGSVSIIGDQPEGIYVEISRSKMAALGISPQNIYGALNQQNTLSPMAQVAVGNEYIRIDPTGAVKSVEDIGDVMIGGGPGGVIRLKDVAVVERKYVDPPQKIMRYDGRPALGIGISTVKGGNVVDMGLAVDARLRELVEITPVGMELEPIYLQASEVTTAVNGFVLNLIESLVIVVGVLVVFMGMRSGLLIGGILLLTIAATFATMLYMGITLQSVSLASLIIALGMLVDNAIVVTEGVLIGVQKGQGGPAAAAKTVAGNIWPLLGATVIAIMAFSAIGLSPDSTGEFCRSLFQVVGISLLWSWVLGITVTPLIAVMVLKDPEGEPDDPYKGKFFRVYRGFLFSALKNGKIFAVVMVVLFALALFGFRFVDKSFMPQDASPRFTVDLWRAEGADIYETSKNMAKLEAYLLSRPDVESVATTVGGGTLRFTLTYTAEDPDSAYGQAVVNLKGSDTLFDAMKGAEDFVSKNLPGAVAQSRQFSKGGGSEAKIQVRFQGSNPAVLRSLAERAEAVIAADPKAGFVRQDWRQLAKVIRPKVMTNQMRNMGLSRPQINEALMNSYQGDPVGVYREDNRLLTIYSRLPERERDGVEGLKLVQIWSPLTGKMVPLGSLVSGVETVFENPIVRRRDRERTLTVKADPIIGANSNALFERIRSGVEAIELPLGYSMEWGGEFESSSDAQKGIKRMLPLSLVVMLSIIVMLFNSVKQSAIIVACLPLCIIGVTVGLLLFGKSFSFMALLGVLSLIGMLIKNAIVLIDQVNINLEDGMIPFDAVMDSGVSRLRPVMMAAGTTILGMIPLIRDVLFGPMAVTIMCGLGFATVLTLLFVPVLFVLFYRIDVPEADR; encoded by the coding sequence ATGAACATAGCCGAACTGTGCATAAAGAAAAAAGTGGTCGTCCTGTACATGGTGGTGGTCGTAGCCATAGCGGGACTGGTCTCCTACTCAAAACTCGGCAAGCTGGAGGACCCGGACTTCACCATAAAGACCGCCGTGGTCACCACTATATATCCCGGTGCGACCGCCCAGGAGGTGGAGCAGGAGGTAACCGACAGGGTCGAGGAGGCCATACAGAAGATGGGCGAGATCAAGATGGTCCGCTCCCTCTCGAAGGCCAACCTGTCCATAGTGTACGTGGATATCAGGGACGAATACACCGCGGCCGACCTTCCTCAGATCTGGGATGTACTGAGGCGGAAGGTCAACGACGTCCAGGCTAACCTTCCTCCGGGCGTTCAGAAGTCCATCGTGAACGACGATTACGGCGACGTCTACGGTCAGTTTTACGCCCTGGTAGGAGACGGATATTCATACAGGGAACTCAAGGATCACGCCGATAAGCTGAAAAAAGAGCTCCTCCTGGTGGACGGAGTCGGAAGCGTCTCCATAATAGGGGATCAGCCCGAGGGCATATACGTGGAGATATCCCGTTCCAAGATGGCGGCCCTTGGAATCTCGCCTCAGAATATATACGGTGCTCTGAATCAGCAGAACACCCTCTCTCCCATGGCCCAGGTTGCCGTGGGGAACGAATATATAAGGATCGACCCAACCGGAGCGGTCAAGTCGGTGGAGGATATCGGAGATGTGATGATAGGCGGCGGGCCCGGAGGGGTTATCCGTCTCAAGGATGTGGCGGTGGTGGAGAGGAAGTACGTCGATCCTCCCCAGAAGATCATGCGCTACGACGGCCGCCCCGCCCTGGGCATAGGCATCTCTACGGTTAAGGGCGGCAACGTGGTCGATATGGGCTTGGCTGTGGATGCGAGGCTCAGGGAGCTGGTGGAGATCACACCGGTGGGGATGGAGCTGGAGCCCATATATCTTCAGGCCAGCGAGGTCACCACGGCGGTGAACGGATTCGTCCTGAACCTGATAGAATCTCTGGTCATAGTGGTCGGGGTTCTGGTGGTGTTCATGGGCATGAGGAGCGGTCTTCTCATAGGCGGAATACTTCTTCTGACCATAGCGGCCACCTTCGCCACCATGCTCTACATGGGGATAACCCTTCAAAGCGTCTCTCTTGCCTCTCTCATAATAGCCTTGGGGATGTTGGTGGACAACGCCATAGTCGTAACGGAAGGGGTCCTCATAGGGGTTCAGAAAGGCCAGGGCGGCCCTGCCGCTGCGGCCAAGACCGTGGCGGGAAACATCTGGCCCCTGCTGGGAGCCACCGTCATAGCCATAATGGCCTTCTCCGCCATAGGCCTTTCTCCGGACAGCACAGGAGAGTTCTGTCGCAGCCTATTCCAGGTGGTGGGGATCTCTCTGCTCTGGAGCTGGGTTCTCGGCATAACAGTAACCCCTCTGATAGCGGTCATGGTGCTAAAGGATCCCGAGGGAGAGCCGGACGACCCCTACAAGGGCAAGTTCTTCAGGGTATACAGGGGGTTCCTCTTCTCCGCCCTCAAAAACGGCAAGATATTCGCCGTTGTGATGGTGGTCCTCTTCGCCTTGGCGCTTTTCGGATTCCGTTTCGTCGATAAATCCTTCATGCCTCAGGACGCGTCTCCCCGTTTTACCGTGGACCTCTGGCGTGCCGAGGGGGCCGATATATACGAGACCTCGAAAAACATGGCGAAATTGGAGGCCTATCTTTTGAGTCGACCGGACGTGGAGTCGGTGGCCACCACCGTCGGAGGGGGAACCCTCAGGTTTACCCTGACCTACACGGCGGAGGATCCCGACTCGGCCTACGGCCAGGCGGTGGTCAACCTGAAGGGATCGGACACCCTCTTCGACGCCATGAAGGGGGCGGAGGATTTCGTGAGCAAGAACCTTCCCGGGGCCGTGGCTCAGTCAAGACAGTTCAGCAAGGGCGGCGGTTCGGAGGCTAAGATACAGGTCCGTTTTCAGGGGTCGAACCCTGCGGTATTGCGATCTCTGGCGGAACGGGCCGAGGCGGTCATAGCGGCCGATCCCAAGGCGGGTTTCGTCAGGCAGGACTGGCGCCAGCTGGCCAAGGTCATCAGGCCCAAGGTCATGACCAACCAGATGAGAAATATGGGGCTCTCCCGTCCGCAGATAAACGAGGCCCTCATGAACAGCTATCAGGGAGACCCGGTCGGGGTGTATCGGGAGGATAATCGGCTTCTGACCATATACTCCCGGCTTCCCGAGAGGGAGAGGGACGGTGTAGAGGGGCTGAAGCTGGTACAGATATGGAGCCCCCTCACAGGAAAGATGGTTCCTCTTGGGTCCCTGGTCTCCGGAGTGGAGACCGTTTTCGAAAATCCCATCGTCCGGCGGAGGGACAGGGAGAGGACCCTGACGGTGAAGGCCGACCCGATCATAGGAGCCAACAGCAACGCCCTCTTCGAGAGGATCCGATCCGGCGTGGAAGCCATAGAGCTGCCTTTGGGCTATTCGATGGAGTGGGGAGGCGAGTTCGAGAGCAGCAGCGACGCCCAGAAGGGTATCAAGCGGATGTTGCCGCTCAGCCTGGTGGTCATGCTCTCCATCATAGTCATGCTTTTCAACTCTGTGAAGCAGTCCGCGATCATAGTGGCCTGCCTACCCCTCTGCATAATAGGGGTTACGGTAGGGTTGCTGCTTTTCGGCAAGTCCTTCAGCTTCATGGCTCTTCTGGGGGTACTCAGCCTCATCGGAATGCTCATAAAGAACGCCATAGTCTTGATAGATCAGGTCAACATAAACCTGGAGGACGGAATGATCCCCTTCGACGCCGTGATGGACTCGGGCGTCAGCCGTCTAAGGCCGGTAATGATGGCGGCTGGCACCACCATACTGGGCATGATCCCTCTCATCAGAGACGTTCTGTTCGGCCCCATGGCGGTGACCATAATGTGCGGTCTGGGCTTCGCCACCGTCCTGACCCTTCTGTTCGTGCCGGTGTTATTCGTGCTGTTCTATCGGATAGACGTTCCCGAGGCCGACCGATAA